The Rhodohalobacter barkolensis genome includes the window GAGTTATTGTAACAGAGATTGATCCTATTTGCGCCCTTCAGGCTGCAATGGACGGCTACGAAGTGAAAAAAATGGATGATGCCGTTGAAGAAGGCGACATTTTTGTAACGGCTACAGGAAACAAGGATATCATCAAAGACCGCCACTTCCTGGCAATGAAAGACAAAGCTATTGTTGGAAACATCGGTCACTTCGATAACGAAATTGATGTAGCCTGGCTGAAGCAGAACGCAGAAGAGGAGAATATCAAACCACAGGTTGACCTTTTTACAATCAAGGAAACCGGCCGGCAAGTTGTACTTCTTTCTCAGGGACGCTTGATGAATCTTGGGAATGCGACTGGGCATCCTTCGTTTGTGATGAGTAACAGTTTTACCAACCAAACGATCGCTCAGATTGCACTTTGGAATCGTCCGGAGGAGTTTGAGCCGGGTGTACACGTTCTGCCAAAATCACTGGACGAGAAAGTAGCACGACTGCACCTATCCAAGATTGGAGTGGAGCTTGAAACACTGACTGAAGAGCAATCAGAATATATCGGTGTACCGATCAAAGGACCTTATAAGTCTGATCAGTACCGATACTAGGAAGTAAATCTTTCTGACTGTTAAAAAGGCATGGGTGAATAACTCATGCCTTTTTTGTTTTTAACAGCTTGGGATAAGGTTTGAATACCAAAAGTGTCCCCCTTCGAAGGGGGAAACCTTGTTTTCAATTTTAGATAGTTTTCACTGAACGAAGAACCATAAAAAAACCGCCATGCTCTTTCGGATATGACGGTGGATCTAACCTAAACTTCTGGGTTTAGTTTTTAGTAAACTGAACATTCAGATTCAGTTTTACTTCATCCGAAACAACTACGCTTCCGGCTTCCGTAACTGCGCTCCAGGTCAAGCCGAACTCTTTTCGGTTGATTTTGCCGGTCACTTCAAATCCGGCTTTAGTATTTCCATATGGATCAACCACGGTTCCGCCATACTCTGCATCGAGCTCTACCTGTTTGATATGATCACGAATGGTCAGATCGCCTATCAGTTTGTACTCACCGTCGCCGGTTTTCTTAAATGAAGTGGACTCAAATTTCATTTTTGGATATTCGGAGGCATTAAAGAAATCATCAGACTTAAGGTGATTATCGCGATCTTCGTTGCCGGTTTCAATGCTATCTATTGACGTTTCAAAGGTGATTTTTGCATCTTCAAAATCGTCATTATCCGTCTCAACTGTGGCATCAAACTCTTTGAACTTTCCGGTTACAGTTGAAATGACCAGGTGCTTTACTTTAAATGTTATCTCAGAGTGAGCCGTGTCGATGGTCCATTTGGTTAGTGTGTCAGTACTCATGTCTTTTTATTATGATTGATGTGTAATTGTTTAATATTAAACTAAATATAATCCTTGTATGGTTCCCGTTCAAATATTTTATTTTAATATTGAACTAAAAATTCAAAAATATTACCGGCGGGATGCGGGAGGGTTGATTTTATCTGGTGAATCAAAGATAGATAAGGAATTCCCTTAGTGTTTATTCAGTTAATTTTATATATGATGTAATGAGTGGAGACATTTTTGAACAGAAGGGCATAAACCAGTTACAGAGGAGGAGATTATGAGCAATTTGAATAATGGGGAAAGAGAATCTGCACTTCAGGAAAGAGTTAATATTTTGAAAGAGACAGGTTACCGCAGTTTTAATGTCGTATCGGCGAAAAAAAGTGAAAAGTGGGCCGGGGTCAAAGTGGTTGTTAAGAATAAAAAAGGAAGAGAGCTAACTGCCGAGGGAGAAACGATGGATGAGGCTTATGAGAATGTCATTGAGCTGATTGACATCGCAATGGACGATAAAGCCTGAATCAAATTCACTTCGAATAATTTCAAGGAGTTCTCTTATGAAAACATATAAGAAAATTTTAGTGCCAACTGATTTTTCAAAAGGGGCTGAAGCCGCATACGCAATATCACGACAGATAGCCTATAAGTTTGGCGGTAAAACAGACTTTATGCATGTCCTGCCTACCTCAGAATATCTACGGGACAGTTTAAAGAAAGTGCCGGTTGCGGTAGACCCTGAACAAGATGTGATTCCTGAAATTGTTAAAGAGGCAGAGATAAAACTGAAGTCTGTTTTAGAAGAAGTGGATGAAGAGGTTCGCGGGAAAATTCATATCGGGAAAAACAGGAAACCGGCCGATTCCATCATTCATTACTCCAAGGATGAATCTTACGATTTGATTGTTATGGGTGCTAAAGGGGAAGACCGCTCTTTAATGAAAAGAGGCGCGACAACCCTGCGAACGCTAAGAAATTCAAAAATCCCGGTTCTGGCAGTTGATGAAGGAGTTTCACCCGGAGATATCAAACGAATTCTCCTGCCAACGGATTCATCACAACTTTCCCTAACGGCGCTACCGCATGCAGTAGCACTGGCGCATGCATTTGGAGCAGAAATCGCCCTATTCTATGTCATGGAAATGTTTGGCGGTATTACTGAGGAGTCTGATTTTAAACCAGAAGAGCATGAAAAAGAGAAGATTTATGAGCAGCTGATGGTTCGGTTAGAACACTACCTGCAGGACAGAAATCCTGAAGGAATTGAACTGCAAAGGAGTGAAAAGTCATTTCTCGATAGCCTTAAAGCCGGTGTGGGTGCATCAGAAAAATTTATTCCACTTAAAACTGTGGTAATTGCAGGATATTCCGTTCACTATGAAATTGAGAAGTACGCCGAAAAGAATTCAGATCTTGTTGTGATGGCAACCCACGGCCATAGCGGATTTGCACATCTATTTCTGGGATCGATTACGGAGAAAGTGGTTCAAAATCTATCCAAGCCTGTGATGACTACCCGTCCAACAGAAACTGAATTTGAACGGGCTGAAAAAAGCAGTATCGGTATGGTGACGTTCAATCCACTTCCTTAATTAGCTGCTTCACCATTCTGAAAGCGAACCTGTTCGGTTGAATTGATTCTGATTTGAGGAGTTCCTTCATGAATTTGAATATACCCTTCCACACATATATTTCGATTTATATAAAGATCCTCAGGTAAGGTTTGCCATTCTGCGCGATCTTCTCCCCATATCAAACCGGTAAAATGCTGGTTGGGATATTCCTCTCCAAAATTAATAAAGGTAGGTTCACCGTCTATCTGATAAATGGTTTGAACCGAAACGACCTCCCCACAAACTTCAGCATACTTTCCCCGGTGCTCACCGGCTTCATTTGCACTGGTTGTAACTTCAATGTTCTGCTGACGATCCGGTGTAAAAACACGGGATAGAATCAAGCCGGTGAATAGAACGATGATCAGCAGAGGAAGTAACTTCTTCGTGTATTTTCGTAGTTGATTCATCTCTCTTAGTAATCCAATAAATTACACATCTAGTTGATTCTGCATCCATAAAAGAACATCATTCATTACTTTATCGCGATTTATTTCAAGTAGCATTTCGTGCCTGCCCCCGGGATAAATCTTCATGTCTACAGATTCAGCCCCGGATTTTTCCAGTAGCGATTTGAGTTGATGAACTCCCTTTCCCATATTCGAAACGGGATCCTGATCGCCTGAAATCAAAAATATAGGGATCAATTTACTGTAGCCGGCAAATGGTTTGTGCTTCTGAAGGGTTTTCAAGCCACGAAAGAGATCATGATAAAAAGAAGCTGAGTATATAAATCCACAACTGGGATCCTGTACATAGTTGTCAACAATCTCATCATCGCGACTCAACCAGTCGAAGTCTGTGCGATTGGGTTTAAAAGGTTTGTTGTATTTGCCAAATGTGAGATAGTTGATGAGCGGACTCTTCTTTTTAGAACCAAAAATGGATGTAATCATACCAGATAGGATAATTCCAAAATGGAGGAGAAACGGGGGTTTGCCATTACTACCGGAATAGATAATGCCTTGTAGTTGGACAGGGTACAGTTGTATGAATCGCTGGACCAGGAACGAACCCATACTGTGTCCGAGCAAAAAAACCGGAAGCCCAGAGTATTTATGTTCAACAA containing:
- a CDS encoding YceI family protein, which translates into the protein MSTDTLTKWTIDTAHSEITFKVKHLVISTVTGKFKEFDATVETDNDDFEDAKITFETSIDSIETGNEDRDNHLKSDDFFNASEYPKMKFESTSFKKTGDGEYKLIGDLTIRDHIKQVELDAEYGGTVVDPYGNTKAGFEVTGKINRKEFGLTWSAVTEAGSVVVSDEVKLNLNVQFTKN
- a CDS encoding universal stress protein — its product is MKTYKKILVPTDFSKGAEAAYAISRQIAYKFGGKTDFMHVLPTSEYLRDSLKKVPVAVDPEQDVIPEIVKEAEIKLKSVLEEVDEEVRGKIHIGKNRKPADSIIHYSKDESYDLIVMGAKGEDRSLMKRGATTLRTLRNSKIPVLAVDEGVSPGDIKRILLPTDSSQLSLTALPHAVALAHAFGAEIALFYVMEMFGGITEESDFKPEEHEKEKIYEQLMVRLEHYLQDRNPEGIELQRSEKSFLDSLKAGVGASEKFIPLKTVVIAGYSVHYEIEKYAEKNSDLVVMATHGHSGFAHLFLGSITEKVVQNLSKPVMTTRPTETEFERAEKSSIGMVTFNPLP
- a CDS encoding alpha/beta hydrolase; amino-acid sequence: MKNETIKIKDSESVELHCSVWLPDTPPKSVLIVVHGMAEHGGRYHEFASFLTDHGIAVLAHDHRGHGKSASNGLGFVNSDDAFHTLVDGIHSVYKFVEHKYSGLPVFLLGHSMGSFLVQRFIQLYPVQLQGIIYSGSNGKPPFLLHFGIILSGMITSIFGSKKKSPLINYLTFGKYNKPFKPNRTDFDWLSRDDEIVDNYVQDPSCGFIYSASFYHDLFRGLKTLQKHKPFAGYSKLIPIFLISGDQDPVSNMGKGVHQLKSLLEKSGAESVDMKIYPGGRHEMLLEINRDKVMNDVLLWMQNQLDV